Proteins from one Burkholderia oklahomensis C6786 genomic window:
- a CDS encoding ClcB-like voltage-gated chloride channel protein: protein MLSFLLKLRTRAQTLFRLSDAHTMLVWSVIVGIGGALATVAFREGIELIQRAVSGTSGSFTEMAKHLPWQVRFWLPAAGGFLAGCVLLVAQRGARKESKSDYMEAVALGDGIVPVRQSLWRSASSLLTIGSGGSIGREGPMVQLAALAASLVGRFAHFDPPRLRLLVACGAAAGITSAYNAPIAGAFFVCEIVLGSIAMESFGPVVVASVVANIVMREFAGYKPPYEMPVFPAVAGWEVLFFVALGLLCGAAAPQFLRLLDLSKTQFKRLPAPLPVRLALGGLVVGVISVWVPDVWGNGYSVVNAILHSPWTWQALVAVLVFKLIATAATAGSGAVGGIFTPTLFVGAVVGSLFGIALHALMPAHVSAWYAYAMVGMGAFLAGATQAPLMAILMIFEMTLSYQVVLPLMMSCVVAYFAARAIGKTSMYEITLRRHRDDEARMRLRTTQMRDLIQPAATVVPLTASVADMTRVFLEYPVKYLYVTDDAGRFRGAVALKDITSDLLEKRDTTHKRAANYLHTPFPLLTPDMPIGAALEHFMQFQGERLPVVERADDPTLAGVVYKTSLLDAYRRLNADR from the coding sequence GTGCTCTCGTTCCTGCTCAAGCTGCGCACCCGTGCGCAAACCCTGTTTCGCCTGTCCGACGCGCACACGATGCTCGTCTGGTCCGTGATCGTCGGCATCGGCGGCGCGCTCGCGACGGTCGCGTTCCGCGAAGGGATCGAGCTGATCCAGCGCGCGGTTTCCGGCACGAGCGGCAGCTTCACCGAAATGGCGAAGCACCTGCCGTGGCAGGTCCGCTTCTGGCTGCCGGCCGCGGGCGGCTTCCTCGCGGGCTGCGTGCTGCTCGTCGCGCAGCGCGGCGCGCGCAAGGAAAGCAAGAGCGACTACATGGAAGCCGTCGCGCTCGGCGACGGCATCGTGCCGGTGCGGCAGAGCCTGTGGCGCAGCGCGTCGTCGCTGCTCACGATCGGCAGCGGCGGCTCGATCGGCCGCGAAGGCCCGATGGTGCAGCTGGCCGCGCTCGCCGCGTCGCTCGTCGGCCGCTTCGCGCACTTCGATCCGCCGCGGCTGCGCCTCCTCGTCGCATGCGGCGCGGCGGCGGGGATCACGTCCGCGTACAACGCGCCGATCGCGGGCGCGTTCTTCGTCTGCGAGATCGTGCTCGGCTCGATCGCGATGGAGAGCTTCGGGCCCGTCGTCGTCGCGTCGGTCGTCGCGAACATCGTGATGCGCGAGTTCGCCGGCTACAAGCCGCCTTACGAGATGCCGGTGTTTCCGGCCGTCGCCGGCTGGGAAGTGCTGTTCTTCGTCGCGCTGGGTCTGCTTTGCGGCGCGGCCGCGCCGCAGTTCCTGCGCCTTCTCGATCTGTCGAAGACGCAGTTCAAGCGCCTGCCCGCGCCGCTGCCGGTGCGGCTCGCGCTGGGCGGACTCGTCGTCGGCGTGATCTCGGTGTGGGTGCCCGACGTCTGGGGCAACGGCTATAGCGTCGTCAACGCGATCCTGCATTCGCCGTGGACCTGGCAGGCGCTCGTCGCGGTGCTCGTCTTCAAGCTGATCGCGACCGCGGCGACGGCGGGCTCCGGCGCGGTCGGCGGGATCTTCACGCCGACGCTCTTCGTCGGCGCCGTGGTCGGCTCGCTGTTCGGCATCGCGCTGCATGCGCTGATGCCCGCGCACGTGTCCGCGTGGTACGCGTACGCGATGGTCGGCATGGGCGCATTCCTCGCGGGCGCGACGCAGGCGCCGCTGATGGCGATCCTGATGATCTTCGAGATGACGCTGAGCTACCAGGTCGTGCTGCCGCTGATGATGTCCTGCGTCGTCGCGTACTTCGCGGCGCGCGCGATCGGCAAGACGTCGATGTACGAGATCACGCTGCGCCGGCATCGCGACGACGAGGCACGGATGCGCCTGCGCACCACGCAGATGCGCGACCTGATCCAGCCCGCCGCGACCGTCGTGCCGCTCACGGCGAGCGTCGCGGACATGACGCGCGTGTTCCTCGAATATCCGGTCAAGTATCTGTACGTGACCGACGACGCCGGGCGCTTTCGCGGCGCGGTCGCGCTGAAGGACATCACGTCCGATCTGCTCGAGAAGCGCGACACGACGCACAAGCGCGCGGCGAACTACCTGCACACGCCGTTTCCGCTGCTCACGCCGGACATGCCGATCGGCGCCGCGCTCGAGCACTTCATGCAGTTCCAGGGCGAGCGGCTGCCCGTCGTCGAGCGCGCGGACGATCCGACGCTCGCGGGCGTCGTCTACAAGACGTCGCTCCTCGACGCGTATCGGCGCCTCAACGCCGACCGCTGA
- a CDS encoding YeiH family protein has product MSTLTSPQLSAAASSMRGRLNGILFVGLFALAVTSVAQMPAVAHFGLSPLIVGIVAGALYGNLLREGMPASWAAGVDFSARKLLRIAVAFFGLRVSLQEIAQVGLPGLTVSALVVVSTLAVGTWAGIKLMKLDRDAALLTAAGSAICGAAAVLAFESTLRSKPHQSAMAVGSVVLFGTLSMFAYPLAYRAGWLHLDATGLGLFFGGTIHEVAQVVGAASDVGPEVTRVATIVKMTRVMLLVPVLLVLGAWLARAARSSAAGHGASRKLAVPWFALGFLGFVIVNSLQMLPAAAIGTLNALDTFALTMAMTALGIETRMSQIRAAGPRALATGFILYAWLTFGGYAIVWATERWLG; this is encoded by the coding sequence ATGTCCACGCTCACCTCTCCCCAACTCAGCGCCGCCGCGTCGTCGATGCGCGGACGGCTCAACGGCATCCTGTTCGTCGGCCTCTTCGCGCTCGCCGTCACGAGCGTCGCGCAGATGCCCGCGGTCGCGCATTTCGGCCTGAGCCCGCTCATCGTCGGAATCGTCGCGGGCGCGCTGTACGGCAACCTGCTGCGCGAAGGCATGCCCGCGAGCTGGGCGGCCGGCGTCGACTTCTCCGCGCGCAAGCTGCTGCGGATCGCGGTCGCGTTCTTCGGATTGCGCGTGAGCCTGCAGGAAATCGCGCAAGTCGGCCTGCCGGGGCTCACGGTGTCGGCGCTCGTCGTCGTGAGCACGCTCGCCGTCGGCACCTGGGCCGGCATCAAGCTGATGAAGCTCGATCGCGACGCCGCGCTCCTGACCGCCGCGGGCAGCGCGATCTGCGGCGCGGCCGCCGTGCTCGCGTTCGAATCGACGCTGCGCTCGAAGCCGCACCAGAGCGCGATGGCGGTCGGCAGCGTCGTGCTGTTCGGCACGCTGTCGATGTTCGCGTACCCGCTCGCCTACCGCGCCGGCTGGCTGCACCTCGACGCGACGGGCCTCGGCCTCTTTTTCGGCGGCACGATCCACGAGGTCGCGCAGGTGGTCGGCGCGGCGAGCGACGTCGGCCCGGAAGTCACGCGCGTCGCGACGATCGTCAAGATGACCCGCGTGATGCTGCTCGTACCCGTGCTGCTCGTGCTGGGCGCGTGGCTCGCCCGCGCGGCGCGCAGCTCGGCGGCCGGTCACGGCGCGTCGCGCAAGCTCGCGGTGCCGTGGTTCGCGCTCGGCTTCCTCGGCTTCGTGATCGTGAATTCGCTGCAGATGCTCCCCGCCGCCGCGATTGGCACGCTCAATGCGCTCGACACGTTCGCGCTGACGATGGCGATGACGGCGCTCGGCATCGAGACGCGAATGTCGCAGATCCGCGCGGCCGGCCCCCGTGCGCTCGCGACGGGCTTCATCCTGTATGCGTGGCTGACCTTCGGCGGCTATGCGATCGTCTGGGCGACGGAGCGCTGGCTTGGCTGA
- a CDS encoding LysR family transcriptional regulator, whose translation MTPDQLITFAAVAEHRNISRAALALHLSQPAVSGQLRQLQDAFGEPLYQRDGRGVRLTPVGEALARHAVQLRDTFAQARAYRDAVRGLERGTLRIGASTTPASYLLPYLLAAFHPLAPDVAIQTMSGNTSDVVASLASLDVALVEGPPGDALPTGTTVHEWREDEIVAIVPASHPLAARRAPGRPRATLDELAAYPLVLREAGSGVRQLVERAFARAATPLAVAFEIAGVEAVKEAVRAGMGIGFVSAMSLRHDDAALAMVSIAPEPLTRHFSILVPHGATPSRVAARFLELCVAQADRA comes from the coding sequence ATGACCCCTGATCAACTGATAACGTTCGCCGCGGTTGCCGAGCATCGGAACATCAGCCGCGCGGCGCTCGCGCTCCATCTGTCGCAGCCCGCAGTGTCCGGCCAGCTGCGCCAGCTGCAGGACGCGTTCGGCGAGCCGCTGTACCAGCGCGACGGGCGCGGCGTGCGTCTCACGCCGGTCGGCGAGGCGCTCGCGCGGCATGCAGTGCAACTGCGCGACACGTTCGCGCAGGCGCGCGCGTATCGCGACGCGGTGCGCGGGCTCGAGCGCGGCACGCTGCGGATCGGCGCGAGCACGACGCCCGCGAGCTACCTGCTGCCGTACCTGCTCGCCGCGTTCCACCCGCTCGCGCCGGACGTCGCGATCCAGACGATGAGCGGCAACACGTCGGACGTCGTCGCGTCGCTCGCGTCGCTCGACGTCGCGCTCGTCGAAGGCCCGCCCGGCGACGCGCTGCCGACCGGCACGACCGTTCACGAGTGGCGCGAGGACGAGATCGTCGCGATCGTGCCGGCGTCGCACCCGCTCGCGGCGCGCCGCGCGCCAGGCCGTCCGCGTGCGACGCTCGACGAGCTCGCCGCGTATCCGCTCGTGCTGCGCGAGGCGGGCTCGGGCGTGCGGCAGCTCGTCGAGCGCGCGTTCGCGCGCGCGGCGACGCCGCTCGCGGTCGCGTTCGAGATCGCGGGCGTCGAGGCGGTGAAAGAGGCGGTGCGTGCGGGAATGGGCATCGGCTTCGTGTCCGCGATGTCGCTTCGGCATGACGACGCGGCGCTCGCGATGGTGTCGATCGCGCCCGAGCCGCTCACGCGCCATTTCTCGATCCTCGTGCCGCACGGCGCGACGCCGTCGCGCGTCGCCGCGCGCTTTCTCGAGCTGTGCGTCGCGCAGGCCGATCGGGCTTGA
- a CDS encoding SdpI family protein, whose protein sequence is MLDLPYLLASALFFLLAVPLAAKRIGPNRFYGVRTRATLRDAALWYRRNRIFGLALMLTSAVFIVVFGYGRLRGARVPNTVLLAAFVAEIAVPAGLCFLAPGPPGDRADRGRR, encoded by the coding sequence ATGCTCGACCTTCCGTACCTGCTTGCGAGCGCACTCTTCTTTCTTCTCGCCGTCCCGCTCGCGGCAAAGCGAATCGGCCCCAACCGCTTCTACGGCGTCAGGACACGCGCGACGCTGCGCGACGCCGCGCTCTGGTATCGCCGCAACCGGATCTTCGGCCTCGCGCTGATGCTCACGAGCGCCGTCTTCATCGTCGTCTTCGGATATGGCCGCCTGCGCGGCGCGCGCGTGCCGAACACCGTCCTGCTGGCGGCGTTCGTCGCCGAAATCGCCGTGCCGGCCGGCCTCTGCTTCCTTGCGCCGGGGCCGCCGGGCGACCGCGCCGACCGCGGCCGTCGATAG
- a CDS encoding TIM barrel protein, with product MIDIVIVASAFGADAVRRAGHRAFVAAAADAGAAGFEVRRELFASDDDAATPALGQLGDALAAAGLWSVYSTPATLYADDGGLNRDALAATLAEADALDARFVKFQLGGFAAHAHAAEIAAATRGARARVLVENGQMRQGGALAQFTSLFAALRDEAFPALVGMTFDIGNWLWAGEAPLAAARALADHVEYIHCKAVDGEGARRFSIAPPPRDRFCDDALALLPRTVPRGIEFPFDAARVADDATTRVAWLKAA from the coding sequence ATGATCGACATCGTGATCGTCGCGAGCGCATTCGGCGCGGACGCGGTACGCCGCGCGGGTCATCGCGCATTCGTCGCCGCGGCGGCGGACGCGGGCGCGGCGGGTTTCGAGGTGCGGCGCGAGCTGTTCGCGTCGGACGACGACGCGGCGACGCCCGCGCTCGGGCAGCTTGGCGACGCGCTCGCCGCGGCCGGGCTGTGGTCGGTGTACTCGACGCCCGCGACGCTCTACGCGGACGACGGCGGCCTGAACCGCGACGCGCTCGCCGCTACGCTCGCGGAAGCCGACGCGCTCGACGCGCGCTTCGTCAAATTCCAGCTGGGCGGCTTCGCCGCGCACGCGCACGCGGCCGAGATCGCCGCCGCGACGCGCGGCGCGCGTGCCCGCGTGCTCGTCGAGAACGGCCAGATGCGGCAGGGCGGCGCGCTCGCGCAGTTCACGTCGCTGTTCGCCGCGCTGCGCGACGAAGCGTTCCCGGCGCTCGTCGGCATGACGTTCGACATCGGCAACTGGCTGTGGGCGGGCGAAGCGCCGCTCGCCGCCGCGCGCGCGCTGGCGGACCACGTCGAATACATCCATTGCAAGGCGGTCGACGGCGAAGGCGCGCGCCGCTTCTCGATCGCGCCGCCGCCGCGCGACCGCTTCTGCGACGACGCGCTCGCGCTGCTGCCGCGCACGGTGCCGCGCGGAATCGAATTTCCGTTCGACGCGGCGCGCGTGGCCGACGATGCGACGACGCGCGTCGCGTGGCTGAAGGCCGCATGA
- a CDS encoding sugar kinase: MPAPLDVVTYGEAMAMFVAAEPGPLDSATQFTKRIAGADLNVAIGLARLGFRVGWISRVGADSFGRYVLDTLARERVDASRVTVDARYPTGFQLKSRATDGADPAVEYFRKGSAASRLSLDDYASDYVLGARHLHLTGVAPALSESSRELAFHLARAMRAAGKTVSFDPNLRPTLWPSPEAMARTLNALAEHADWVLPGLAEGRQLTGLDTPAEIARFYLERGARGVVIKLGAAGAYFRTADGREGTVAAERVEHVVDTVGAGDGFAVGVVSALLEGRAIEDAVGRGNRIGALAIQVIGDSEGLPTREQLDRIENLSNAPNRLEAPLAR; the protein is encoded by the coding sequence ATGCCAGCCCCGCTCGACGTCGTCACCTATGGCGAAGCGATGGCGATGTTCGTCGCCGCCGAGCCCGGCCCGCTCGACAGCGCGACGCAATTCACGAAGCGCATCGCGGGCGCCGATCTGAACGTCGCGATCGGCCTCGCGCGCCTGGGCTTTCGCGTCGGCTGGATCAGCCGCGTCGGCGCCGATTCGTTCGGCCGCTATGTGCTCGACACGCTCGCGCGCGAGCGCGTCGACGCGTCGCGCGTGACGGTCGACGCGCGCTATCCGACAGGCTTCCAGCTGAAGTCGCGCGCGACCGACGGCGCGGATCCCGCAGTCGAGTATTTCCGCAAGGGCTCGGCCGCGAGCCGCCTGTCGCTCGACGACTACGCGTCCGACTACGTGCTCGGCGCGCGGCACCTGCACCTGACGGGCGTCGCGCCCGCGCTGTCCGAATCGTCGCGCGAGCTCGCGTTCCACCTCGCGCGCGCGATGCGCGCGGCGGGCAAGACGGTGTCGTTCGATCCGAACCTGCGGCCGACGCTGTGGCCGTCGCCGGAAGCGATGGCGCGCACGCTGAACGCGCTCGCCGAGCATGCGGACTGGGTGCTGCCGGGGCTCGCCGAAGGCCGGCAGCTGACGGGGCTCGACACGCCGGCCGAGATCGCGCGCTTCTACCTCGAGCGGGGCGCGCGCGGCGTGGTGATCAAGCTCGGCGCGGCGGGCGCATACTTCCGCACGGCCGACGGCCGCGAAGGGACGGTCGCGGCCGAGCGCGTCGAACACGTCGTCGACACGGTCGGCGCGGGCGACGGCTTCGCGGTCGGCGTCGTGAGCGCGCTGCTCGAAGGCCGCGCGATCGAAGACGCGGTCGGGCGCGGCAACCGGATCGGCGCGCTCGCGATCCAGGTGATCGGCGACTCGGAAGGATTGCCGACGCGCGAACAGCTCGATCGAATCGAAAACCTGAGCAATGCGCCGAATCGGCTAGAGGCGCCGCTCGCCCGATAA
- a CDS encoding MFS transporter yields MPATLALRRWWTIMPIVFITYSLAYLDRANYGFAAAAGINQDLGISKGLSSLIGALFFLGYFFFQIPGAIYAERRSVKTLVFWSLVLWGGCAALTGVVSNIPSLMAIRFMLGVVEAAVMPAMLVFISNWFTKRERSRANTFLILGNPVTVLWMSVVSGYLVHEFGWRHMFVAEGLPAVVWAVCWWFLVQDKPAQAKWLTDQEKRDLDAALAAEQAALKPVRNYREAFRSPAVVKLCAQYFCWSIGVYGFVLWLPSIVKNGSALGMVETGWLSALPYLAATIAMLAASWASDKLGSRKGFVWPFLLIGAAAFAASYALGSTHFWISYALLVVAGAAMYAPYGPFFAIVPELLPRNVAGGAMALINSMGALGSFVGSYVVGYLNGATGSPAASYAFMSAALIAAVVLTLSVKQAGETPPLAHPLQGK; encoded by the coding sequence ATGCCCGCAACGCTCGCGCTTCGCCGCTGGTGGACGATCATGCCGATCGTCTTCATCACGTACAGCCTCGCGTATCTCGACCGCGCGAACTACGGCTTCGCCGCCGCGGCCGGGATCAACCAGGATCTCGGCATCAGCAAGGGGCTGTCGTCGCTGATCGGCGCGCTGTTCTTCCTCGGCTACTTCTTCTTCCAGATCCCGGGCGCGATCTACGCGGAGCGGCGCAGCGTGAAGACGCTCGTGTTCTGGAGCCTCGTGCTGTGGGGCGGCTGCGCGGCGCTCACGGGCGTCGTCAGCAACATCCCGTCGCTGATGGCGATCCGCTTCATGCTCGGCGTCGTCGAGGCCGCGGTGATGCCCGCGATGCTGGTCTTCATCAGCAACTGGTTCACGAAGCGCGAGCGCTCGCGCGCGAACACGTTCCTGATCCTCGGCAATCCGGTCACGGTACTGTGGATGTCGGTCGTCTCGGGCTATCTCGTCCACGAATTCGGCTGGCGCCACATGTTCGTCGCCGAAGGGCTGCCCGCCGTCGTGTGGGCGGTCTGCTGGTGGTTCCTCGTGCAGGACAAGCCCGCGCAGGCGAAGTGGCTCACCGATCAGGAAAAGCGCGATCTCGACGCCGCGCTCGCCGCCGAGCAGGCGGCGCTCAAGCCGGTGCGCAATTATCGCGAGGCGTTTCGCTCGCCCGCCGTCGTCAAATTATGCGCGCAGTACTTCTGCTGGAGCATCGGCGTGTACGGCTTCGTGCTGTGGCTGCCGTCGATCGTGAAGAACGGCTCGGCGCTCGGCATGGTCGAAACGGGGTGGCTCTCCGCGCTGCCTTATCTCGCGGCGACGATCGCGATGCTCGCCGCATCGTGGGCGTCCGACAAGCTCGGCTCGCGCAAGGGCTTCGTGTGGCCGTTCCTGCTGATCGGCGCGGCCGCGTTCGCCGCGTCGTATGCGCTCGGCTCGACGCACTTCTGGATCTCGTACGCGCTCCTCGTCGTCGCGGGCGCGGCGATGTACGCGCCGTACGGGCCGTTCTTCGCGATCGTGCCGGAGCTGCTGCCGAGGAACGTCGCGGGCGGCGCGATGGCGCTCATCAACAGCATGGGCGCGCTCGGCTCGTTCGTCGGCTCGTACGTCGTCGGCTATCTGAACGGCGCGACGGGCTCGCCCGCCGCATCCTACGCTTTCATGAGCGCCGCGCTCATCGCGGCCGTCGTGCTCACGCTGTCCGTGAAGCAGGCAGGCGAGACGCCGCCGCTCGCCCATCCGTTGCAAGGAAAATGA
- a CDS encoding 2-hydroxyacid dehydrogenase: protein MKHRIVVYKPLPDDVLATLRERADVTVVDGADALARALDTADGALGASLRITPELLDRAPRLRAWSTISVGFDNFDVADLTRRGIVLAHTPDVLTEATADTVFALILASARRVVELAEYVKAGQWRQSIGESLYGTDVNGKTLGIVGLGRIGAAVARRAALGFRMRVLYTNRSANPEAEAQFGARRVELDELLATADFVCLQVPLSPDTRHLIGAREFAKMKQNAILVNASRGPVVDEAALIDALRAGTIRAAGLDVFEREPLAADSPLLSMNNVVALPHIGSATRETRHAMARCAAQNLVAALDGTLARNIVNRNVLPRAQPAR, encoded by the coding sequence ATGAAGCATCGCATCGTCGTCTACAAGCCGCTCCCTGACGATGTGCTCGCGACCCTGCGCGAGCGCGCCGACGTGACCGTCGTCGATGGCGCCGACGCGCTCGCGCGCGCGCTCGACACCGCCGACGGCGCGCTCGGCGCGAGCCTCAGGATCACGCCCGAGCTGCTCGATCGCGCGCCGCGCCTGCGCGCATGGTCGACGATCTCGGTCGGCTTCGACAACTTCGACGTCGCCGATCTGACGCGTCGCGGGATCGTGCTCGCGCACACGCCCGACGTGCTGACCGAAGCGACGGCCGACACCGTGTTCGCGCTGATCCTCGCGAGCGCGCGGCGCGTCGTCGAGCTCGCCGAATACGTGAAGGCGGGGCAGTGGCGGCAGAGCATCGGCGAGTCGTTGTACGGCACCGACGTGAACGGCAAGACGCTCGGCATCGTCGGGCTCGGGCGGATCGGCGCGGCGGTCGCGCGCCGCGCGGCGCTCGGCTTCCGGATGCGGGTGCTGTACACGAACCGCAGCGCGAATCCGGAAGCGGAAGCGCAGTTCGGCGCGCGCCGCGTCGAACTGGACGAGCTGCTCGCGACCGCCGATTTCGTATGCCTGCAAGTGCCGCTTTCGCCGGACACGCGGCATCTGATCGGCGCGCGCGAGTTCGCGAAGATGAAGCAGAACGCGATCCTCGTGAACGCGTCGCGCGGGCCCGTCGTCGACGAAGCCGCGCTGATCGACGCGCTGCGCGCGGGCACGATCCGCGCGGCGGGGCTCGATGTGTTCGAGCGCGAGCCGCTCGCCGCGGATTCGCCGCTGTTGTCGATGAATAACGTCGTCGCGCTGCCGCACATCGGCTCGGCGACGCGCGAGACGCGGCACGCGATGGCGCGCTGCGCGGCGCAGAACCTGGTCGCGGCGCTCGACGGCACGCTCGCGCGCAACATCGTCAACCGCAACGTGTTGCCGCGCGCGCAGCCGGCGAGGTGA
- a CDS encoding LacI family DNA-binding transcriptional regulator produces the protein MSESRTQPSRPATISDVAREAGTGKTSVSRYLNGETNVLSADLRKRIEDAIARLNYRPNQMARGLKRGRNRLLGLLAADLTNPYTVEVLRGVEAACHALGYMPLICHAANELEMERRYLQLLTTYRVEGMIVNALGADENALKSLRGGGIPTVLVDRNVEGFEADMIGLDNTAAIEMGLQHLFAQGFQSIHFVVQPFEHVSSRRLREAAFRAKIAASGRTVHPTIVLEPKNPDSTQRALAALDARIDAAAGEPARPAIFAANAPVALAIARHLHARLGDAWQKRVALIAIDDPDWAELIGVTTIRQPTYDIGYRAVEFVHERIDGGTGDFHEALLPGELCVRASTAS, from the coding sequence GTGAGCGAATCCCGAACTCAACCGTCGCGTCCCGCGACGATCAGCGACGTCGCCCGCGAGGCGGGCACCGGCAAGACCAGCGTGTCGCGCTATCTGAACGGCGAGACGAACGTGCTGTCCGCCGACCTGCGCAAGCGCATCGAGGATGCGATCGCGCGCCTGAACTACCGTCCGAACCAGATGGCGCGCGGCCTGAAGCGCGGCCGCAACCGGCTCCTCGGCCTGCTCGCCGCGGACCTGACGAATCCCTATACGGTCGAAGTGCTGCGCGGCGTCGAGGCCGCGTGCCACGCGCTCGGCTACATGCCGCTCATCTGCCACGCGGCGAACGAGCTCGAGATGGAGCGTCGCTATCTGCAGTTGCTCACCACCTACCGCGTCGAAGGCATGATCGTCAACGCGCTCGGCGCCGACGAGAATGCGCTGAAGTCGCTGCGCGGCGGCGGCATCCCGACCGTGCTCGTCGACCGCAACGTCGAAGGCTTCGAGGCCGACATGATCGGCCTCGACAACACGGCCGCGATCGAGATGGGCTTGCAGCACCTGTTCGCGCAAGGCTTCCAGTCGATTCATTTCGTCGTGCAGCCTTTCGAGCACGTCAGCTCGCGGCGGCTGCGCGAGGCGGCGTTCCGCGCGAAGATCGCCGCGTCGGGGCGCACCGTGCATCCGACGATCGTGCTCGAACCGAAGAACCCGGATTCGACGCAGCGCGCGCTCGCGGCGCTCGACGCGCGCATCGACGCGGCCGCGGGCGAGCCGGCGCGCCCGGCGATCTTCGCGGCGAACGCGCCTGTGGCGCTCGCGATCGCGCGGCATCTGCACGCGCGGCTCGGCGACGCGTGGCAGAAGCGAGTCGCGCTGATCGCGATCGACGATCCCGACTGGGCGGAGCTGATCGGCGTGACGACGATCCGCCAGCCGACCTACGACATCGGCTATCGCGCGGTCGAATTCGTCCACGAGCGGATCGACGGCGGCACGGGCGACTTCCACGAAGCGCTGCTGCCCGGCGAGCTTTGCGTACGCGCATCGACCGCAAGCTGA